The following proteins are encoded in a genomic region of Methylibium petroleiphilum PM1:
- a CDS encoding TerC family protein → MDFLLDPNIWIAFAMLTALEIVLGVDNIIFISILVGRLPPETREKARRLGLGFAMVSRLLLLFSLSWVMGLTADLFSVLGQGISGRDLVLLFGGLFLLYKASHEIFVEVEAPERDGPPATDEAALKAAGNRLFWGVIGQIAVIDIVFSLDSVITAVGMVDQIGVMVAAVVTSVGVMLVAARPIGEFVDRHPSVKVLALAFLVMVGMALTAEAFDMHVPKGYIYAAMAFSLGVEALNIRSRGKRRAALEAGKGTA, encoded by the coding sequence ATGGACTTCCTCCTCGACCCCAACATCTGGATCGCGTTCGCGATGCTCACCGCCCTGGAAATCGTCCTGGGCGTCGACAACATCATCTTCATCTCCATCCTCGTCGGCCGGCTGCCGCCGGAGACGCGCGAAAAGGCGCGCCGCCTCGGCCTGGGCTTCGCGATGGTCTCTCGGCTGCTGCTGCTGTTCTCGCTGAGCTGGGTGATGGGCCTGACGGCCGACCTGTTCTCGGTGCTCGGCCAAGGCATCAGCGGGCGCGACCTGGTGCTGCTGTTCGGCGGCCTGTTCCTGCTCTACAAGGCCTCGCACGAGATCTTCGTGGAGGTCGAGGCGCCCGAGCGCGACGGCCCGCCGGCCACCGACGAGGCCGCGCTGAAGGCCGCCGGCAACCGTCTGTTCTGGGGCGTCATCGGTCAGATCGCGGTGATCGACATCGTGTTCTCGCTCGACTCGGTGATCACCGCGGTGGGCATGGTCGACCAGATCGGCGTGATGGTGGCTGCGGTCGTGACCTCGGTGGGCGTGATGCTGGTGGCGGCCCGGCCGATCGGCGAGTTCGTCGACCGCCATCCGTCGGTCAAGGTGCTGGCGCTGGCCTTCCTGGTGATGGTCGGCATGGCGCTGACGGCCGAGGCCTTCGACATGCACGTGCCCAAGGGCTACATCTATGCCGCGATGGCGTTCTCGCTGGGCGTCGAGGCGCTGAACATCCGCTCGCGCGGCAAGCGCCGCGCGGCCCTCGAGGCCGGCAAAGGCACGGCCTGA
- a CDS encoding SDR family oxidoreductase, whose amino-acid sequence MIQQFAGRTAVITGAGSGFGLEASRIAAREGMKLVMADVQADALERAVAEIEALGAEVLPFRLDVAQAAEVEALGAATLARFGAPHLVFNNAGVGAGGLIWEHTLKDWEWVIGVNLMGVAHGVRVFTPMMLAAAAQDAGYEGHIVNTASMAGLLNTPNMGVYNVTKHAVVSLSETLYQDLRLVTERVGASVLCPYFVPTGIGDSHRNRPTALRGQRATQSQRVAHAMIGKAVESGRVSAAQVAQFVFDAVREGRFYIYSHPQALAGVRARMEDIVQGRNPSDPYEARPDLGQQLKAALRLATSSD is encoded by the coding sequence ATGATCCAGCAGTTCGCCGGCCGCACCGCGGTCATCACCGGGGCCGGTTCCGGTTTCGGCCTGGAGGCCTCGCGCATCGCCGCGCGCGAGGGCATGAAGCTGGTGATGGCCGACGTGCAGGCCGATGCGCTGGAGCGCGCGGTGGCCGAGATCGAGGCGCTGGGGGCCGAGGTGCTGCCGTTCCGGCTCGACGTGGCGCAGGCCGCCGAGGTCGAGGCGCTCGGGGCTGCGACGCTGGCGCGCTTCGGCGCGCCGCACCTGGTGTTCAACAACGCCGGCGTCGGTGCCGGAGGCCTGATCTGGGAGCACACGCTGAAGGATTGGGAGTGGGTCATCGGGGTCAACCTGATGGGCGTGGCGCACGGTGTCCGCGTGTTCACGCCGATGATGCTGGCGGCCGCGGCGCAGGACGCGGGCTACGAAGGGCACATCGTCAACACGGCGTCGATGGCCGGCCTGCTGAACACGCCGAACATGGGCGTGTACAACGTCACCAAGCATGCCGTGGTGTCCCTCAGCGAGACGCTGTACCAGGATCTGCGGCTCGTCACCGAACGTGTCGGTGCCTCGGTGCTCTGCCCCTACTTCGTGCCGACCGGGATCGGGGACAGCCACCGCAACCGGCCGACCGCGCTGCGTGGGCAGCGGGCGACGCAAAGCCAGCGCGTCGCGCACGCGATGATCGGGAAGGCCGTGGAATCAGGGAGGGTCAGCGCGGCGCAGGTGGCGCAGTTCGTGTTCGATGCCGTGCGCGAAGGCCGCTTCTACATCTACAGCCACCCACAGGCCCTGGCCGGCGTGCGGGCGCGGATGGAGGACATCGTCCAGGGCCGCAATCCCAGCGATCCCTACGAGGCGCGGCCTGACCTGGGCCAGCAGCTGAAGGCGGCATTGCGCCTTGCAACTTCAAGTGATTAA
- a CDS encoding TIGR03862 family flavoprotein, whose protein sequence is MSGARRAAVIGGGPAGLMAAEVLVVGGVQVDLYDAMPSVGRKFLLAGKGGLNLTHGEPFEDFLTRYGARQAQLAPWLTDFDPAALRRWANALGIATFVGSSGRVFPSDLKAAPLLRAWLQRLRGAGVSFHQRHRWCGWTDDGALRFATPTGERTVRPDAVLLALGGASWARLGSDGAWLPGLAARGVDVAPLQPSNCGFDVGRAGRAPGWSAHLRERFAGAPVKPVVLSTETSDGRRFHRQGEFVVTATGVEGSLVYAASALLRDEIAAHGEASLTLDLLPDRNPDWVAAEVARPRGPRSLSTHLKSRLGIDGVKAALLHELLDKEQLHDAARLAAALKALPLRLVAARPVDEAISTAGGVRLEALDERLMLRALPGVFCAGEMLDWEAPTGGYLLNACFATGRAAGQGLLAWLAAGER, encoded by the coding sequence ATGAGCGGCGCTCGACGCGCAGCGGTCATCGGCGGCGGCCCCGCCGGCCTGATGGCCGCGGAGGTGCTGGTGGTCGGCGGCGTGCAGGTCGACCTGTACGACGCCATGCCGTCGGTCGGACGCAAGTTCCTGCTCGCCGGCAAGGGCGGACTCAACCTGACGCATGGCGAGCCCTTCGAGGACTTCCTCACTCGCTACGGTGCGCGGCAGGCACAACTCGCGCCCTGGCTGACGGACTTCGATCCGGCCGCGCTGAGGCGATGGGCCAACGCGCTGGGCATAGCGACCTTCGTCGGCAGTTCCGGCCGGGTCTTTCCGAGCGACCTGAAGGCCGCACCGCTGCTGCGGGCCTGGCTGCAGCGCCTTCGGGGGGCCGGGGTGAGCTTCCATCAACGCCATCGCTGGTGCGGCTGGACCGACGACGGTGCGTTGCGTTTCGCGACCCCGACCGGCGAGCGCACCGTGCGCCCCGACGCTGTGCTGCTGGCGCTGGGCGGCGCCAGCTGGGCGCGGCTCGGCTCCGACGGGGCCTGGCTTCCGGGGCTCGCCGCGCGCGGTGTCGATGTGGCGCCGCTGCAACCGTCGAACTGCGGCTTCGACGTCGGGCGCGCCGGCCGGGCGCCGGGTTGGAGCGCCCACCTGCGCGAGCGCTTCGCCGGCGCGCCGGTGAAGCCGGTGGTGCTGAGCACCGAGACCTCCGACGGCCGCCGCTTCCACCGCCAGGGCGAGTTCGTCGTCACCGCGACCGGCGTCGAGGGCAGCCTGGTCTATGCCGCCTCGGCGCTGCTGCGCGACGAGATCGCCGCGCACGGCGAGGCGAGCCTCACGCTCGACCTGCTGCCGGATCGCAACCCGGACTGGGTGGCCGCTGAAGTGGCTCGGCCGCGCGGACCGCGCTCGCTGTCGACCCACCTCAAGAGCCGGCTCGGCATCGACGGCGTGAAGGCCGCGCTGCTGCATGAACTGCTCGACAAGGAGCAGTTGCACGACGCCGCGCGCCTCGCCGCGGCCCTGAAGGCGCTGCCACTGCGGCTGGTGGCGGCCCGGCCGGTCGACGAGGCCATCAGCACCGCTGGCGGCGTGCGCCTCGAGGCGCTCGACGAGCGGCTGATGCTCAGGGCGCTGCCCGGCGTGTTCTGCGCCGGCGAGATGCTCGACTGGGAAGCGCCGACCGGCGGCTACCTGCTCAATGCCTGCTTCGCCACCGGCCGCGCCGCGGGGCAGGGCCTGCTCGCCTGGCTGGCGGCAGGCGAGCGCTGA
- a CDS encoding glucan biosynthesis protein yields MQRRQLLRGMAASATLQALLGGDAAAAGLKAIGQAEAFDYALLKGRARALAAKAYQAPRSVLPKAIDSLDWDRHQAIRFRPDHALWGEDELRFRVQFFHLGLFFKSPVRIHELVDGRARELAYDAEMFDYGKSGVQGSQLPSDLGFAGFRLNFHTDLERDISAFLGASYFRAVGGEWQYGLSARGLAVDTGLPRPEEFPNFVAFWLEKPARQSSSITVYALLDSPSIAGAYRFVITPGDTQVMDIDAALYPRKPIERLGIAPLTSMFQYGENDRRVANDWRPEVHDSDGLQMWTGSGEWIWRPLTNPATLRFNAYQDENPRGFGLLQRDRNFDHYQDDGVFYDKRPCVWVEPKSGWGAGSLQLVEIPTADETFDNIVALWNPARPPQAGEELLFAYRLYWGAQPPARPPLARCVATRTGLGGVIGQPRKYFSWRFAVDFSGGDLSLIGPKAKVEAVVSASRGRVEITSARPLASVSGYRAMFDVVPPAGTEPIDLRVYLRCDGQSLSETWLYQWSPPPAAERKLV; encoded by the coding sequence ATGCAAAGACGACAACTGCTGCGCGGCATGGCCGCGTCGGCCACGCTCCAGGCCCTGCTGGGCGGTGACGCTGCCGCAGCGGGCCTGAAGGCGATCGGCCAGGCCGAGGCCTTCGACTACGCGCTGCTCAAGGGCCGCGCTCGTGCGCTGGCTGCCAAGGCCTACCAGGCGCCGCGGTCGGTGCTGCCGAAGGCGATCGACTCGCTCGACTGGGACCGCCACCAGGCCATCCGCTTCCGACCCGACCACGCCTTGTGGGGCGAAGACGAGCTGCGCTTCCGGGTGCAGTTCTTCCATCTGGGGCTGTTCTTCAAGTCGCCGGTGCGCATTCACGAGCTGGTGGACGGCCGGGCCCGCGAACTGGCCTACGACGCCGAGATGTTCGACTACGGCAAGAGCGGGGTTCAGGGCAGTCAATTGCCGAGCGACCTGGGCTTCGCCGGCTTCCGGCTGAACTTCCACACCGATCTCGAGCGCGACATCTCGGCCTTCCTGGGCGCGAGCTACTTCCGCGCGGTCGGCGGGGAATGGCAGTACGGTCTGTCGGCGCGCGGCTTGGCCGTCGATACCGGCCTGCCGCGACCGGAGGAGTTTCCGAACTTCGTCGCCTTCTGGCTGGAGAAGCCGGCGCGCCAGTCGAGCAGCATCACGGTGTATGCGCTGCTCGATTCGCCCAGCATTGCCGGGGCCTACCGTTTCGTCATCACGCCGGGCGACACGCAGGTGATGGACATCGATGCGGCGCTCTACCCGCGCAAACCCATCGAGCGCCTGGGCATCGCGCCGCTGACCAGCATGTTCCAGTACGGCGAGAACGACCGCCGCGTCGCCAACGACTGGCGGCCCGAGGTGCACGACAGCGACGGCCTGCAGATGTGGACCGGCAGCGGCGAGTGGATCTGGCGCCCCCTCACCAATCCCGCCACGCTGCGCTTCAACGCCTACCAGGACGAGAATCCGCGCGGCTTCGGCCTGCTGCAGCGTGACCGCAACTTCGACCACTACCAGGACGACGGCGTGTTCTACGACAAGCGGCCCTGCGTGTGGGTGGAACCGAAGTCGGGCTGGGGCGCCGGCTCGCTGCAGCTGGTGGAGATCCCGACCGCCGACGAGACCTTCGACAACATCGTCGCGTTGTGGAATCCGGCGCGCCCACCGCAGGCCGGCGAGGAACTGCTGTTCGCCTACCGCCTCTACTGGGGCGCGCAGCCGCCGGCCCGGCCGCCGCTCGCGCGCTGCGTGGCCACGCGCACCGGCCTGGGCGGTGTGATCGGTCAGCCGCGCAAGTATTTCTCGTGGCGGTTCGCGGTCGATTTCTCCGGCGGCGACCTGTCGCTGATCGGGCCGAAGGCCAAGGTCGAGGCCGTCGTCAGCGCCTCGCGTGGCCGCGTGGAGATCACGTCGGCGCGGCCCTTGGCCTCGGTCTCGGGCTACAGGGCGATGTTCGACGTGGTGCCGCCGGCCGGCACCGAGCCGATCGACCTGCGCGTCTACCTGCGCTGCGACGGCCAGTCGCTCAGCGAGACCTGGCTCTACCAGTGGAGCCCGCCGCCCGCGGCCGAACGCAAGCTGGTCTGA
- a CDS encoding glutathione S-transferase family protein, protein MSDLILHHYPASPFAEKTRLILGYKRLAWRSVTIPIMMPKPNLVALTGGYRKTPVLQVGADIYCDTALIARVIEAHAPERTLYPAESAGEAPLIAQWADFTLFWTAVPYTLQPAGMAAIFAGAPPEVLKAFGADRAAMTTGLHWPTVSDATAQLHNHLGWIEQRLADGRAFLGGGTASIADFSVAHCVWFVKSAPPVAGILDAYPNLLAWHARVLAFGHGRPEALGEDEALTIAAGAKAHAPVSVMPGLGFEAGERVAVSAVDYGRDPVVGPLVGLTRETVTVERRDDRAGQVRVHFPRLGFQIKKDTTA, encoded by the coding sequence ATGAGCGACCTGATCCTGCACCACTACCCAGCCTCGCCGTTCGCCGAGAAGACCCGGCTCATCCTGGGCTACAAGCGGCTGGCCTGGCGCAGCGTGACCATCCCGATCATGATGCCCAAGCCGAACCTGGTGGCGCTGACCGGTGGCTACCGCAAGACGCCCGTGCTGCAGGTCGGTGCCGACATCTACTGCGATACCGCGCTGATCGCCCGCGTGATCGAGGCCCATGCGCCCGAGCGCACGCTCTATCCGGCCGAATCGGCGGGTGAGGCACCGCTGATCGCGCAATGGGCCGACTTCACGCTGTTCTGGACCGCCGTGCCCTACACGCTGCAGCCCGCCGGCATGGCGGCCATCTTCGCCGGCGCGCCGCCCGAGGTGCTGAAGGCGTTCGGCGCCGATCGCGCCGCGATGACCACGGGACTGCACTGGCCGACCGTGAGCGACGCCACCGCGCAGCTGCACAACCACCTGGGTTGGATCGAACAGCGGCTGGCCGACGGGCGCGCCTTCCTGGGCGGCGGCACGGCGAGCATCGCGGACTTCTCGGTGGCGCACTGCGTGTGGTTCGTGAAGAGCGCGCCGCCGGTGGCCGGGATCCTGGACGCTTACCCGAACCTGCTGGCTTGGCATGCCCGCGTGCTGGCTTTCGGCCACGGCCGACCCGAAGCGCTCGGCGAGGACGAGGCCCTGACCATCGCGGCCGGGGCGAAGGCGCATGCACCGGTGAGCGTGATGCCGGGCCTGGGCTTCGAGGCCGGCGAGCGCGTGGCGGTGTCGGCGGTGGACTACGGTCGCGACCCGGTGGTCGGGCCGCTGGTGGGGCTGACGCGGGAGACCGTCACGGTCGAGCGCCGCGACGACCGGGCAGGGCAGGTGCGCGTGCATTTCCCCCGTTTGGGCTTCCAGATCAAGAAGGACACGACGGCATGA
- the bioB gene encoding biotin synthase BioB: MTATQPVHLVRPAPVHVHPSSERWSVEAIEALFALPFNDLIFRAQQVHREHFDANAVQRSTLLSIKTGGCPEDCAYCPQSVHHDTGVEADKLMDVATVRQAAQAAAAAGATRFCMGAAWREPKDRDIEKVVELVREVKSLGLEACCTLGMLSKPQAQALKEAGVDYYNHNLDTAPEAYGRIISTRVYEERLQTLAHVRDAGMNVCCGGIVGMGESRRERAGLVAQLANLDPHPESVPINELVQVEGTPLAGSDKLDPFEFVRTIAVARITMPTAYVRLSAGRQEMGDAIQALCFLAGANSIFYGDKLLTTGNPDVERDEALFERLGLTSA, translated from the coding sequence ATGACTGCCACCCAGCCTGTTCATCTCGTGCGCCCGGCGCCCGTCCATGTGCATCCGTCCAGCGAACGCTGGAGCGTGGAGGCCATCGAGGCCCTGTTCGCTCTGCCGTTCAACGACCTGATCTTCCGTGCCCAGCAGGTGCACCGTGAGCATTTCGATGCCAACGCGGTCCAGCGCTCGACGCTGCTCTCCATCAAGACTGGCGGTTGTCCGGAGGACTGCGCCTACTGCCCGCAGTCGGTCCACCACGACACCGGTGTCGAGGCCGACAAGCTGATGGATGTGGCCACGGTGCGGCAGGCGGCGCAGGCCGCCGCCGCGGCCGGCGCCACGCGCTTCTGCATGGGCGCGGCCTGGCGTGAGCCCAAGGACCGCGACATCGAGAAGGTGGTCGAGCTGGTCCGCGAGGTCAAGTCGCTCGGCCTCGAGGCCTGCTGCACGCTGGGCATGCTGAGCAAGCCGCAGGCGCAGGCGCTGAAGGAAGCGGGCGTCGACTACTACAACCACAACCTCGACACCGCGCCGGAGGCCTACGGCCGCATCATCAGCACGCGCGTCTACGAGGAGCGCCTGCAGACGCTGGCGCACGTGCGCGACGCCGGCATGAACGTGTGCTGCGGCGGCATCGTCGGCATGGGCGAGAGCCGGCGCGAGCGCGCCGGGCTGGTGGCGCAGCTGGCCAACCTGGACCCGCACCCGGAGTCGGTGCCGATCAACGAACTGGTGCAGGTCGAGGGCACGCCGCTGGCCGGCAGCGACAAGCTCGACCCCTTCGAGTTCGTGCGCACCATCGCCGTCGCCCGCATCACCATGCCGACCGCCTACGTGAGGCTGTCGGCAGGCCGCCAGGAGATGGGCGACGCGATCCAGGCGCTGTGCTTCCTGGCCGGCGCCAATTCCATCTTCTACGGCGACAAGCTGCTGACGACCGGCAACCCGGACGTCGAGCGCGACGAGGCGCTGTTCGAGCGACTCGGCCTCACGTCGGCCTGA
- a CDS encoding Tex family protein, which yields MDKILLQIAAELKVRPAQVNAAVELLDGGATVPFIARYRKEATDNLDDTQLRDLEARLGYLRELEERRAAVLKSIDEQGKLTPELRAAIDAAPTKQELEDLYLPFKPRRRTKGMIAREAGIEPLADRLFADPTLDPLVEAAAFVAGYAGGAEALATAGFADVHAVLDGVRDLLSERWAEDAALVQSLRGWLWDEGLLRSKLMDGKNEQDAEIAKFRDYFDYDEPIRTVPSHRALAVFRGRTLEILDAKLVLDEEALPGKPTLAEGRIAVHLGWSHAKRPADELIRKCVAWTWKVKLSLSLERDLFARLREDAEKVAIKVFAENLRDLLLAAPAGKRVVMGLDPGIRTGVKVAVVSDTGKVLDTATVYPHEPRKDWDGAIHTLGRLAATHGVNLIAIGNGTASRETDKLAADLIKRIQQLAPGTHIEKVVVSEAGASVYSASEFASKELPELDVSLRGAVSIARRLQDPLAELVKIDPKSIGVGQYQHDVNQSELARTLDTVVEDCVNSVGVDLNTASAPLLSRVSGLSGAVAAGIVRWRDTHGAFRNRRQLREVAGLGEKTFEQAAGFLRIRDGDNPLDLSGVHPETYPVVEKIIAAVGRPVGDLIGNSDVIRKLRPEAYADERFGAITVKDILAELEKPGRDPRPDFKVARFNEGVDDIKDLQAGMTLEGTVSNVAQFGAFVDLGVHQDGLVHVSQLANKFVNDAREIVKTGDIVKVKVLEVDLARGRISLTMKLDTSVARGRDGRGEGSENGYRPAGRDERARSGAPRGSSPQSAAGGAMAAAFAKLQSRR from the coding sequence GTGGACAAGATCCTGCTGCAAATCGCCGCCGAGCTGAAGGTTCGGCCGGCCCAAGTCAACGCTGCCGTCGAACTGCTCGACGGCGGGGCCACGGTGCCCTTCATCGCGCGCTACCGCAAGGAGGCGACCGACAACCTCGATGACACCCAGCTGCGCGACCTGGAAGCGCGCCTGGGGTACCTGCGCGAGCTCGAGGAGCGCCGCGCCGCCGTGCTGAAGAGCATCGACGAGCAGGGCAAGCTCACGCCCGAACTGCGCGCCGCGATCGACGCCGCGCCGACCAAGCAGGAGCTGGAAGACCTCTACCTGCCCTTCAAGCCGCGGCGTCGCACCAAGGGCATGATCGCCCGCGAGGCCGGCATCGAGCCGCTGGCCGACCGCCTGTTCGCCGACCCCACGCTCGACCCGCTGGTCGAGGCCGCCGCCTTCGTGGCCGGCTATGCGGGCGGCGCCGAGGCGCTGGCGACCGCCGGCTTCGCCGATGTCCACGCGGTGCTCGACGGCGTGCGCGACCTGCTGTCCGAACGCTGGGCCGAGGACGCCGCACTGGTGCAGTCGCTGCGAGGCTGGCTGTGGGACGAGGGGCTGCTGCGCTCCAAGCTGATGGATGGCAAGAACGAGCAGGACGCGGAGATCGCGAAGTTCCGCGACTACTTCGACTACGACGAGCCCATCCGCACCGTGCCCTCGCACCGTGCGCTCGCGGTGTTCCGAGGTCGCACGCTGGAGATCCTGGACGCGAAGCTGGTGCTCGACGAGGAGGCGCTGCCGGGCAAGCCGACGCTCGCCGAAGGGCGCATCGCGGTGCATCTGGGCTGGAGCCACGCCAAGCGCCCGGCCGACGAGCTGATCCGCAAGTGCGTGGCCTGGACCTGGAAGGTCAAGCTCAGCCTGAGCCTGGAGCGCGACCTGTTCGCGCGGCTGCGCGAGGATGCCGAGAAGGTGGCGATCAAGGTCTTCGCCGAGAACCTGCGCGACCTGCTGCTGGCCGCGCCGGCCGGCAAGCGCGTGGTGATGGGCCTGGACCCCGGCATCCGCACCGGCGTGAAGGTGGCGGTCGTCAGCGACACCGGCAAGGTGCTCGACACGGCCACGGTGTACCCGCACGAGCCCCGCAAGGACTGGGACGGCGCGATCCACACGCTGGGCCGGCTGGCCGCGACCCACGGCGTCAACCTGATCGCCATCGGCAACGGCACCGCGAGCCGCGAGACCGACAAGCTGGCGGCCGACCTGATCAAGCGCATCCAGCAACTGGCCCCTGGCACGCACATCGAGAAGGTGGTCGTCAGCGAGGCGGGCGCTTCGGTCTACTCGGCCTCGGAGTTCGCCAGCAAGGAACTGCCGGAGCTCGACGTGAGCCTGCGCGGAGCGGTCTCGATCGCACGGCGGCTGCAGGACCCGCTGGCCGAGCTGGTGAAGATCGACCCCAAGAGCATCGGCGTCGGCCAGTACCAGCACGACGTGAACCAGAGCGAACTCGCGCGCACGCTCGACACGGTAGTGGAGGACTGCGTCAACTCGGTCGGCGTCGATCTGAACACCGCGTCGGCGCCGCTGCTGTCGCGCGTATCCGGGCTGTCGGGCGCGGTCGCGGCCGGCATCGTGCGTTGGCGCGATACGCACGGCGCCTTCCGCAACCGCCGCCAGCTGCGCGAGGTCGCGGGCCTGGGTGAGAAGACCTTCGAGCAGGCGGCCGGCTTCCTGCGCATCCGCGACGGCGACAACCCGCTCGACCTGTCGGGCGTGCACCCCGAGACCTACCCGGTGGTCGAGAAGATCATCGCCGCCGTCGGCCGACCCGTCGGTGATCTGATCGGCAACAGCGACGTGATCCGCAAGCTGCGGCCCGAGGCTTACGCCGACGAGCGCTTCGGCGCGATCACCGTGAAGGACATCCTCGCCGAGCTGGAGAAGCCTGGCCGCGACCCACGCCCGGACTTCAAGGTGGCGCGCTTCAACGAGGGCGTCGACGACATCAAGGACCTGCAGGCCGGCATGACGCTGGAAGGCACGGTCAGCAACGTGGCGCAGTTCGGCGCCTTCGTGGACCTGGGCGTCCACCAGGACGGGCTGGTACACGTGAGCCAGCTGGCGAACAAGTTCGTCAACGACGCGCGCGAGATCGTGAAGACCGGCGACATCGTCAAGGTCAAGGTGCTCGAGGTCGATCTGGCGCGCGGCCGCATCTCGCTGACGATGAAACTCGACACCAGCGTGGCGCGCGGACGCGACGGACGCGGCGAGGGCAGCGAGAACGGCTACCGGCCGGCCGGACGCGATGAGCGTGCCCGCAGCGGTGCGCCGCGCGGCAGCTCACCCCAGTCCGCCGCCGGCGGCGCGATGGCCGCCGCGTTCGCGAAGCTGCAGTCGCGGCGCTGA
- a CDS encoding GYD domain-containing protein, whose translation MPAFITLVNFTDQGARSIKDSPERFEAYKALAEGLGVTVKSVHWTQGPYDLVLITEGPEEGAMLSALKMAQLGNVRTQTMRGYSASEMRGFVKKLG comes from the coding sequence ATGCCTGCCTTCATCACACTGGTGAACTTCACCGACCAGGGCGCACGCAGCATCAAGGACTCGCCGGAGCGCTTCGAGGCCTACAAGGCGCTGGCCGAGGGCCTGGGTGTCACGGTCAAGAGCGTGCACTGGACCCAGGGCCCCTACGACCTGGTGCTGATCACCGAGGGCCCCGAGGAAGGCGCGATGCTCAGCGCGCTGAAGATGGCGCAGCTGGGCAACGTGCGGACGCAGACGATGCGCGGCTACTCGGCCAGCGAGATGCGCGGCTTCGTCAAGAAGCTCGGCTGA